TGCGGCACAAACCTCACGACGTCGGGGTGTAGGGACATTTCGGGCTCCTCCAGCAATAGTGGCCCGGAGCCGTCAAGTGTCGCCCACAGTAGTCCCAAGAGGCGCAAGGTTCCGTCCGAAAACTGGTCCTCAGATTGCCAAGCTCCCTGTGGCCGCCAGTGGACGTACCTACCTTGGAGATGGGGAGTCCCGCGAGAGTCTCTTGAGAGCTTAAGCTCTCGAAGCTGTGGTACAGCAAGTCGAAGTGCATCTTGAATCTTTCGAAGCCGTGCTGCTCGGACACCTGCAGGCGTTCGAGCAATTTGCTCGAGGAAGTCACCGCCATACGGATCATCCTGTCTTCCGACTGAGCGGTCCGGATCCCGGACAAGCTGAGGGACGATGTGCAGGTAGCGAACAGTTCGGAGGTAATCCACAATTGGCCGGAATTTGCGGTTGACGTTGACTTGCTCCAGAAACGTTTGAGTGAGTCGCTCCGGGTCCTTCTCATCTGCGATATTCGGTCTTGTGAGCACCGGGATACCGTCTCTGGTTACTTTTTCAACCATGACGATTGCTCTTTGGCGGTTGTCCTGGGTGAAATGGACCTCATAGGTCCACCTCGGGTCGACGCCATTGTCTTCACCCATTTCGGCTTTGATCGCCACATTCGGAAATCGACGCGCGGCCAGACAGCGGAGTTTTGAGATGCCTCCCCGCCGGCGCACTGCCTCCTGGAAGCCACCTCCAACAGCAACGATGTCGTGCAGAAATCTAAAAACATCCAGAAGATTTGACTTCCCAGAGGCATTCGGGCCGACCACGAATACCCTCTGCGTTAGCGCGACCTCTGCCTTCGCGAAGTTACGCCAATTTTCAAGATGGAGATTAGTAAACCGCATCCACGCTCCTGGAGAAGATCTTAGGGTGAGAATTGGATCCTTATCTTGTGATCTGCGCTCCGCGGGCCGCGTCGAGGAACGCGCCCATCAAGCGGCGGGTCGACGGCGCGTCGGGCATCCGCTCGGGGTGCCACTGAATGCCGACGTAGAACGGGTGGTCGGTCCGCTCGATCGCCTCGATCACCCCGTCGGGGCTTCGCGCTGCCACCCGGAACCCTGGCGCGACGCGATCGACCGATTGATGATGGAACGAATTGACGACCCCGGGCCCCTCGCCGAGGATCCGCGCGAGGAGCGTTCCGGGCTCGAGCGCGACGGCGTGCTCGGGCGCGCCGGCTTTCTCGTCACCCTCCTCCTCGTGACCGAGCGCTCCGGGCAGGTCCTCCGGAATGTGCTGGAGCAGCGTTCCCCCGAACTCCACGTTCATCACCTGAACACCCAGGCAGATCCCGAGCGTCGGCGTCCCGCGCTCTTGGGCGGCGCGCGCGAGATAGAGATCGGACGCGTTTCGGGCCGGGGAGCCGAGCGAGTCGGGGTGACGGGTCGACTGGCCGTACCGCGTCGCCTCGAGGTCCTTGCCGCCGGTTAAGAGGAGCCCGTCGACGCGGCCCACCATCTCGCGCGCCTCTTCGAGCGTGGAGACAAGCGGCAGGATCGTCGGCATCGCGCCGCTCCGAGAGACCAGATCGACGTAGCTCGCCAGCAGGAAGTAGGCGTCGCCGCGGTTTTTGGTCGGCCGGATGTTGGGGCCGACGCCGATCAGTGGTTTCGCCATCGCCCCGGGCCCTTCTAGTAGCCCCGCTCGGGATCGACGCGGTTCAAGAGGGGTATCCCTTTCGCGTCCCGGACGAGGTTCGCGCGGAAGAGCGCCATCGCGCGCGGCCAGAAACCGCGCGAAAGGCCGGAGACGTGAGGAGTCAGGATCACGTTCCCGAGCGTATAGAGGGGGCTCTCGGGCGGCAAGGGCTCGGTTTCGAAGACGTCGAGCGCCGCGCCGCCCAGCCGCCCAGCCCTGAGCGCGGCGATCAGATCCTCCTCGCGGACGATCTTCCCGCGGGCGATGTTCACGAACCACGATCCCGGCCTCATTCGCGCGAAGGCTTTGGCGTTGAAGATCTCCTTGGTCTCGGCCGTCAAGGGCGCGCTGACGACGATCGCGTCGGACTCCTCGAGGAGCCGGTCAAAGTCGCCCGGCCCCAGCACCGTCTCGACCTTGGGCTCCGCGCGCGGCAGCCCGAGCACGTCCAGAAGCTCCGGGTCCCACTCCGGTGCCCGGTCCGGATGGCGCCGGAGGGCCAGGACCCGCATCCCGAGGGCGCCCGCCCGGCGGGCCACCTCACGGCCGATCGCGCCGTATCCGAAGAGGCCGATGGTCTTCCCGTTCAGCTCGTCGGGAATCTCGGAGCCCACCCACCAGTTCTCGCGCCGCATTCCCGTGGTCGTCTGCTCCACGATGGCCGCGCGAAAGCGTCTGGCCATGGCGGCCAGCATGCCGATGACGTGCTCCGCGATCGGGATCGCGTGCGCGCCGCGGGAGTTGGTGATGACGGCGCGCCGCTTGAGGAAGCTCGGCCTTAGATAGGCGCCGATCCCGGCGGCCGGGGCGTGGAGCCAGCGAAGACGCTCGGCCTTCTCCATCGCCTCTTCTCCCGGCTCCCAGGAGAAGAGGATCTCCGCCGCCCCGATCGCGGCCCGAAGCTCCTCGTCCGAGGTCGCGCGCGTGACCGCGACATCGGGAAAATCGCGGCGAAGCGCCTCCACGTCGGGGTCCGGGATCGCCCACGCCGGCGCCGTGCTGTACAAGCCCAGCAGGAGATGGCGCGTGCGCCCAGGACTCAGAGGATCGAGCCCTCCGACCGGAGGAGCATGCGGCGGAGCAGCGCGACCGGGAGTGCTCCCTGCGAGAGGATCGTCGCGTGAAACTGCGCGAGATCGAACTTCTTTCCCTGCTCGCGAGCCACGTCGTCGCGAAGCTTCCGGATTTCGAGCGCGCCCAGCGTATAGATGCTGTAGGTCGGATCGAACGCGGCGCGGCCGGCCTCGCGCTCGGCGTTGACGCGCTCGAGCCCCGCGTGATCCATGAAGTACCGAACGCCCTCCTCCATCGTCATCCCACGCGTGTGGAGGCGGATGCCGACCTGAAGGCGGCATGCCCGGATGAGCGCCCACCGCATGACGCCGAACTCGATCTTTGGATCGCCGTTTCCATAGCCGTGGTTGAGCACCGCCTCCTCGGTGTAGAGCCCCCAACCCTCCGCGAAGGAACCCGCGCCAAACGCCTTTCGCACGAAGGTCGGAGAGTTCTTGGCGTAGAGGAAGTGCGTGTAGTGCCCGGGATAGACCTCGTGAATGGAGGTCGATGGGAGCGTCCAGCGGTTATAGCCCTGGAGGAATTGCTCCACCCGGTCCTTGGGCCACGTCTTCCCGGGCAGCGTGATGTTGTAGAAGGCCTCGGTGGCCTTGGTTTCGAGCGGACCCGGCCCGTCGAAGCTCGCGAACGAGCGGCTCGCCGCGTATTCCGGCGTGGGGCGCACCTGGCACCGCACTTCGGAAGGGATCGCGATGAACTTCGATTCGATGCAGAACGAGCGTATCCCCTCCAGGAGGCCCCGCGCGTAGTCGAGGAGGCTGTCCGCCGGGGGATGATCCTGGCGCATCATCGCGACGATCTCCGCGACCGGCTTCGAGGGATCGATTCGCTTGGCGGCAGCCTGGTAGCGCGCGTCGAGCCGGGCCATCTCCCGCTCTCCCACGGCGAGAAGCGTGTCGAGCGGCACGTCGATCATCTCTTCGTAGCTGAGTTTTTTCCGGTATCTATCCTCGCCGAGGAGGTAGCTCCCGTTGCTCGCGGGAAGGAGCGTGTCGTGCATCCACTTCATGTGACTGCGGGTTTCGGCGATCGCCTCGGTCTTCGCCTTCTCGAAATCGCTCCGGAGCGCGGGGTCCTTCACCGAGGAGAACGCGCGCGTCACATCGTTCTGGAGATACGAGATTGTTCCCTCGAAATCTCCGATCGCGAACTCGGTGAACATCCGCGGCGGATTCTTGAGGTTCACGCGCGCGTTCGCGAGCTGCCGGCCGACCTGCCTGAGCCGGGACGTGAGCGATCGGAGGCGCGATTCGGTCGGCGCGAAGCTCCGCGCGATCATCGGCTCGAGCATGAAGCCGTAGTTGTACTGGCCCGGATCGATCTCCCACGGGCGCATCTCGACCAAGCTGAAGAGGTTTCCCTCGACCCCGCGGTGGAACAGCTCGAAGTCGATGCGGGTCGCCGGGTCCAGCTTCTTGGGATCGACGGTCTCGAGATCCTTCAGCGCGCCCCGGATCCGCGCTTCCTCCGAGCGGATCGCCTCGGGCGACCAGTTCTCGAGGGAGTCGTCAAACTGGTGAAAGCCCCACGAGGTCGCGAAGGAGGGGTTATAGGCGTAGAACCCCTCGATGTACGTGCGGGAGAGATCTTCGAAGTGGGACATCTGCTTCGGGTCCGGCCCGGCCGCGCAGCCGAGCGCGAAGGCGAGACCAACGGCAAGCGATCGGTACATCCACGTCATGAAATGCCTCCTGAGGGTTCGGCGGATCGGGGAACGTTACCACGCTGGCGCCCGAAAATCATTTGCGCGGCCGTGGCGAGCAAGAGGATGCCGAAGAGGCGCGTGAGCGTCGGCGCCTTCGTGTGGTGGGCGAGAAGCGCGCCCGCGAGCGCGCCGATTGCGCCCCCTGCAAGGAGCATGGGAAGGCCCTGATGGCCGATCCGCCCTCGGCGCGCGTAGCTCGCGACCCCGACGATCCCGACGGGGACGATCATCAGAAGCGAGACGCCCTGAGCCGTGTGCTGGTCGACGTTCTGTCCCAGGACGAGGATCGGAACGAGGACGGTCCCGCCGCCTATCCCGACGTATCCCGCCAGCGTCCCGGCAAGGAACCCGGCCAGCACGTTGAGCAGGGCGGGCCAGAGCGCGGCCCCGCTCCCGGCCTGGGGCGGAGCGGCGAGCAGACGAATCGCGGTCACGAGGATCACCGCCCCGAACGCGATCCGGAGCCGGGCGGCGGAGGTGCGGTCGGCCAGGCGCGATCCCAGGAGCACGCCGGGGAGCGCCCCCAGGGTGAGCCAGAGCGCGAGGGCGAGATCGAGCTTCTCGTGCCCGTAGTAGGGGACCACGGCCACCAGCGCCGTGACGATGACGAAGGCGAGCGAGGTACCCTGGGCCTCGTGCTGCGCCATGTGGAGCGCGTGCACGAGGAGTGGAACCAGGACGATGCCGCCCCCGACGCCCATCAGACCTCCCAAGGCGCCGGAGACGGCCCCGAGTAGGAACGGAAGGGCGTGCCGCCTCATGGCTTGGAGGCGGAACCTACCACAGCCCGGCAAAGCCTGGTATCCTTACGCGTCACGGCACTTCCGCCGCCACCATGTTCCCCCGCCGACAGAACATCCGACCCAGGATCCTTGGGACCCTCGTCTTTCTCGGGGCGCTTCTGCTCCTCGTGAACGGCACGATCATTTATTCCATCCGCACCTCGCAGAGGCTCCTGGACCAGGAGCTGGGGAAGCGGCTCCAGGGGACCGCCCATATCGCGGCGCTCCTCGTCCAACCGGCGCAATTCGAGATGCTCGCGCTCGCGGTCGCCGACACGGCGGCGGCGGCCGACACCGCGCTCACCGATTTTTCGATGGCGATGGACGCCCAGGAGGCGGCCGACGCGGTCAAGACGGAGTGGAAGCGGCTGGCTGCGAGCGCCGGGCTCTCCAACGTGATCCTGGTCGACCCCTCGCGTCACGTCCTCCTTCGCCTCCGGGACCCGTTCGCGTTCGAGCCGGACGTGGTGGTGCTGGACCGCGTCCCGCTGACCCGCGCCCTCATCGGCGCGACGTCCCATTCGTCGCTCTACTACAAGGACGGCCAGTACCTTCGCTCGGGCTACGCGCCGGTCACCGGGCCGGACGGGGCGGTGCTCGGCGCGGTCGCCGTGGAGGGGGGATCGGAGGCATTCCAGCCTTTGCAAGTGATCCGAACCTCCCTCTACGGCGCGGCCATCGTCGCTTCGCTCCTGGTCATCGTGATCGGGATCGGGTACGGGCGGACGGTGGGGCACCTGCTTCGGATCGAGGAGAACATGCGGCACACGGATCTGCTCGCCTCGATCGGCCAGGTCTCGGCGGGCGTGGCGCACGAGATCCGGAACCCGCTGGCCGTGCTCCGGGGAGCCTCCTCGAGACTCCAGAAATACGATCAGCTCGCCTCGACGGAGCGGGTGCAGCTCCTCAGCATGATCGACGAGGAAGTGGGCCGGATGAGCGCCTTCGTCCAGAATTTCCTCCACCTCTCGCGGCGGCCGAACCTCGAGCCCCAGGAGTTCGAGCTGCGCCAGGTCCTCGAGCGCTCCCTCGGGATCCTTCGCGTGGAGATGGATCGATCGGGGGTCGTCATGTCCGTGGAGTGGAAGGCGCCGGACGGGGTTTCACTCGTAGGCGATCCTCTCGCCATGCACCACGTCTTTTTGAACCTGGCCCTGAACGCGCGGGACGTGATGCCGAACGGCGGGAAGTTGGCCATCCGCGTCTTCGAGCGGCGGGGCGAGGTGCGCATCCAGTTCGAGGACACCGGCCCGGGCGTCCCGCGCGACATCCGGAAGCAAGTTTTCGACGCCTTCTTCACCACGCGGGCAAAGGGGACGGGCCTGGGCCTCGCGTTCGTCGATCGGATCGTATCCGAGCACGGCGGATCGGTTACAGTTGGGGACGCGCCGACCGGCGGCGCGTTGTTCGAGATCCGCATCCCACTCGAGGGTGCCTGACCATGGCCGATCGCATCCTGGTCGCGGAAGACAAGGAGAACCTCTGCCGCCTCATCGAGACGACCCTCTCGGAGGCCGGGTACGAGGTCTCGATCGCCCTGGGCGGTGACGCGGCG
Above is a window of Candidatus Eisenbacteria bacterium DNA encoding:
- a CDS encoding DUF885 domain-containing protein, whose product is MTWMYRSLAVGLAFALGCAAGPDPKQMSHFEDLSRTYIEGFYAYNPSFATSWGFHQFDDSLENWSPEAIRSEEARIRGALKDLETVDPKKLDPATRIDFELFHRGVEGNLFSLVEMRPWEIDPGQYNYGFMLEPMIARSFAPTESRLRSLTSRLRQVGRQLANARVNLKNPPRMFTEFAIGDFEGTISYLQNDVTRAFSSVKDPALRSDFEKAKTEAIAETRSHMKWMHDTLLPASNGSYLLGEDRYRKKLSYEEMIDVPLDTLLAVGEREMARLDARYQAAAKRIDPSKPVAEIVAMMRQDHPPADSLLDYARGLLEGIRSFCIESKFIAIPSEVRCQVRPTPEYAASRSFASFDGPGPLETKATEAFYNITLPGKTWPKDRVEQFLQGYNRWTLPSTSIHEVYPGHYTHFLYAKNSPTFVRKAFGAGSFAEGWGLYTEEAVLNHGYGNGDPKIEFGVMRWALIRACRLQVGIRLHTRGMTMEEGVRYFMDHAGLERVNAEREAGRAAFDPTYSIYTLGALEIRKLRDDVAREQGKKFDLAQFHATILSQGALPVALLRRMLLRSEGSIL
- a CDS encoding D-2-hydroxyacid dehydrogenase; protein product: MYSTAPAWAIPDPDVEALRRDFPDVAVTRATSDEELRAAIGAAEILFSWEPGEEAMEKAERLRWLHAPAAGIGAYLRPSFLKRRAVITNSRGAHAIPIAEHVIGMLAAMARRFRAAIVEQTTTGMRRENWWVGSEIPDELNGKTIGLFGYGAIGREVARRAGALGMRVLALRRHPDRAPEWDPELLDVLGLPRAEPKVETVLGPGDFDRLLEESDAIVVSAPLTAETKEIFNAKAFARMRPGSWFVNIARGKIVREEDLIAALRAGRLGGAALDVFETEPLPPESPLYTLGNVILTPHVSGLSRGFWPRAMALFRANLVRDAKGIPLLNRVDPERGY
- a CDS encoding gamma-glutamyl-gamma-aminobutyrate hydrolase family protein, whose amino-acid sequence is MAKPLIGVGPNIRPTKNRGDAYFLLASYVDLVSRSGAMPTILPLVSTLEEAREMVGRVDGLLLTGGKDLEATRYGQSTRHPDSLGSPARNASDLYLARAAQERGTPTLGICLGVQVMNVEFGGTLLQHIPEDLPGALGHEEEGDEKAGAPEHAVALEPGTLLARILGEGPGVVNSFHHQSVDRVAPGFRVAARSPDGVIEAIERTDHPFYVGIQWHPERMPDAPSTRRLMGAFLDAARGAQITR
- a CDS encoding chromosome segregation protein SMC, coding for MRFTNLHLENWRNFAKAEVALTQRVFVVGPNASGKSNLLDVFRFLHDIVAVGGGFQEAVRRRGGISKLRCLAARRFPNVAIKAEMGEDNGVDPRWTYEVHFTQDNRQRAIVMVEKVTRDGIPVLTRPNIADEKDPERLTQTFLEQVNVNRKFRPIVDYLRTVRYLHIVPQLVRDPDRSVGRQDDPYGGDFLEQIARTPAGVRAARLRKIQDALRLAVPQLRELKLSRDSRGTPHLQGRYVHWRPQGAWQSEDQFSDGTLRLLGLLWATLDGSGPLLLEEPEMSLHPDVVRFVPQLLARIQRRSSRQVFVSTHSTDLLQDTGIGLDEVLLLIPGNEGTSIRQAEKLKEIRELLKGGLSIAEAVLPWTRPARAEQLGIFGD
- a CDS encoding sulfite exporter TauE/SafE family protein gives rise to the protein MRRHALPFLLGAVSGALGGLMGVGGGIVLVPLLVHALHMAQHEAQGTSLAFVIVTALVAVVPYYGHEKLDLALALWLTLGALPGVLLGSRLADRTSAARLRIAFGAVILVTAIRLLAAPPQAGSGAALWPALLNVLAGFLAGTLAGYVGIGGGTVLVPILVLGQNVDQHTAQGVSLLMIVPVGIVGVASYARRGRIGHQGLPMLLAGGAIGALAGALLAHHTKAPTLTRLFGILLLATAAQMIFGRQRGNVPRSAEPSGGIS